In Blautia wexlerae DSM 19850, a single window of DNA contains:
- a CDS encoding UDP-N-acetylglucosamine 1-carboxyvinyltransferase, which translates to MEQYVIKGGNPLVGEVEIAGAKNAALAILAAAIMTDETILIENLPDVRDINVLLEAIAGIGAQVDRIDKSTVKINGSTIGDVSVDYEYIKKIRASYYLLGALLGKYKHAEVPLPGGCNIGSRPIDQHLKGFRALGADVDIMHGAIVAKADELHGSHIFLDVVSVGATINIMMAASLAPGRTILENAAREPHVVDVANFLNSMGANIKGAGTDVIRIKGVEKLHRTEYSIIPDQIEAGTFMFAAAATGGDVTVKNVIPKHLEATTAKLEEIGCEVEEFDDAVRVRAPKRLHRTHVKTLPYPGYPTDMQPQIAVTLALAEGTSIVTESIFENRFKYADELSRMGANIKVEGNSAIIDGVKKLTGARVSAPDLRAGAALVIAGLAADGITVVDDIVYIQRGYENFEDKLRSLGAEIERVSNEKEIQKFRLRVG; encoded by the coding sequence ATGGAACAGTATGTTATAAAAGGAGGCAACCCTTTAGTCGGTGAAGTTGAGATTGCCGGTGCCAAGAATGCGGCACTTGCTATTCTTGCAGCAGCCATAATGACTGATGAGACGATTCTGATAGAGAATTTGCCGGATGTAAGGGATATCAATGTATTGCTTGAAGCGATCGCTGGTATTGGAGCACAGGTAGACCGTATTGATAAATCTACTGTGAAGATTAACGGATCTACAATTGGAGATGTAAGTGTTGATTATGAATATATCAAGAAGATCAGAGCTTCCTACTATCTGCTGGGAGCACTTCTTGGTAAGTATAAACATGCAGAGGTACCGCTTCCAGGTGGATGCAACATCGGAAGCCGTCCGATCGACCAGCATCTGAAGGGATTCAGAGCGCTTGGTGCAGATGTAGATATCATGCATGGAGCAATTGTTGCGAAAGCAGATGAACTTCATGGAAGCCATATTTTCCTTGACGTTGTCTCTGTAGGTGCAACGATCAATATTATGATGGCAGCCTCATTGGCTCCGGGACGTACTATTTTGGAAAATGCCGCAAGAGAACCGCATGTAGTTGACGTTGCCAACTTCCTGAACAGTATGGGGGCAAATATTAAAGGTGCAGGTACAGATGTGATCCGTATTAAAGGTGTGGAGAAGCTCCACCGTACAGAGTATTCTATTATTCCGGATCAGATCGAGGCAGGTACATTTATGTTTGCTGCGGCAGCAACAGGCGGAGATGTAACAGTTAAGAATGTAATTCCGAAGCATCTGGAAGCAACTACGGCTAAACTTGAAGAAATTGGATGTGAGGTTGAGGAATTTGATGATGCAGTTCGTGTACGTGCACCAAAGAGACTTCACCGTACTCATGTAAAGACTCTTCCATATCCCGGATATCCTACAGATATGCAGCCACAGATTGCTGTAACTCTGGCACTTGCAGAGGGAACCAGTATTGTAACAGAGAGTATTTTTGAGAACAGATTCAAGTATGCGGACGAACTTTCACGTATGGGAGCAAACATCAAAGTTGAGGGAAATTCAGCAATTATTGATGGTGTGAAGAAGCTTACAGGTGCGAGAGTAAGTGCACCGGATCTGCGTGCAGGTGCAGCCCTGGTGATCGCAGGTCTTGCAGCAGATGGAATCACAGTTGTTGATGATATCGTATATATCCAGAGAGGATACGAGAATTTTGAAGATAAGCTGAGATCTCTCGGTGCTGAGATTGAGAGAGTATCCAATGAGAAAGAAATCCAGAAATTCCGTCTCAGGGTGGGATGA
- a CDS encoding putative manganese-dependent inorganic diphosphatase, which produces MRNQEKIFVIGHKNPDTDSICSAIAYADIKNRTSQKVKYIPKRAGQINEETEYVLNRFGMQPPGYLSNIGTQIKDMDIRMSPEADKSMSLKNAWDLMMEKSIVSLPIRDREGQLEGLITIGDIAKTYMDTTDSYLLSRAKTQYRRIAETIAGTVVEGNEHGYFTKGKVLVGTANPEMLKAYIESDDLIIMGDREEDHLQAIAQNVSCIIVGMGIEVSEKVIKLAHEREIVIIMSPYDTFTIARLINQSIPVRYIMKTDNLVTFNTEDFTDDIQNEMIKHRHRAFPVINKKGKCIGTISRRNFLDMHRKKVALVDHNEKDQAVDNIDKAEIVEIIDHHKLGSLETMVPISFRNQPVGCTATILYEMYGEQKLEISPSIAGLLCAAIISDTLMFRSPTCTLSDKMAAGALALIAGINIEQFAKEMFKAGSNLKDKSPEEIFYQDYKKFIAEDEINFGVGQISSMDSDELAEIKERLVPFMVSECGRHGVTRVFFMLTNIIEESTELLYYGEGSEEMARIAFHMEPKDGVFDLKGVVSRKKQLIPALMEAAQAGQNDYN; this is translated from the coding sequence GATCAATGAAGAGACAGAATATGTGTTAAATCGTTTCGGCATGCAGCCGCCGGGATATCTGTCTAACATTGGAACACAGATAAAAGATATGGATATCCGTATGAGTCCGGAAGCTGATAAGAGTATGTCCCTGAAAAATGCATGGGATCTGATGATGGAGAAAAGTATCGTATCTCTTCCGATCAGAGACAGAGAAGGACAGCTGGAAGGTCTGATCACAATCGGTGATATTGCTAAGACTTATATGGATACAACGGACAGTTATCTGCTGTCAAGAGCGAAGACACAGTACAGAAGAATTGCCGAGACAATTGCAGGTACCGTAGTAGAGGGAAATGAGCATGGATATTTTACAAAAGGAAAAGTTCTGGTGGGAACTGCAAATCCGGAAATGCTCAAAGCCTATATTGAATCGGATGACCTGATAATCATGGGAGACAGAGAAGAGGATCATCTTCAGGCGATTGCTCAGAATGTTAGCTGTATTATCGTTGGTATGGGAATTGAAGTCAGCGAAAAGGTGATAAAGCTTGCTCATGAGAGAGAAATTGTAATTATTATGTCTCCGTATGATACATTTACGATCGCAAGACTGATCAATCAGAGTATTCCTGTACGGTATATTATGAAAACAGATAATCTGGTTACTTTTAATACAGAGGATTTTACGGATGATATTCAGAATGAGATGATCAAACACCGTCATCGTGCGTTCCCTGTAATTAACAAAAAGGGAAAATGTATCGGAACAATTTCCCGAAGAAATTTTCTGGATATGCACAGGAAAAAAGTAGCACTTGTGGACCATAATGAGAAAGATCAGGCAGTTGACAATATCGATAAAGCTGAAATCGTGGAGATTATCGACCATCATAAACTGGGGTCTCTGGAAACTATGGTACCGATTTCTTTCAGAAATCAGCCGGTCGGATGTACAGCAACGATTCTGTATGAAATGTATGGGGAGCAGAAGCTTGAGATTTCACCGAGTATTGCGGGGCTTCTCTGTGCTGCGATTATTTCAGATACACTGATGTTTCGTTCACCTACCTGCACATTATCTGACAAGATGGCGGCAGGTGCGCTGGCACTTATTGCAGGAATCAATATTGAGCAGTTTGCAAAAGAGATGTTTAAAGCAGGAAGTAACCTGAAAGACAAATCACCGGAAGAAATTTTCTATCAGGATTATAAGAAATTTATTGCTGAGGATGAGATCAACTTTGGTGTTGGACAGATCAGTTCTATGGACAGCGATGAGCTGGCAGAAATCAAAGAGCGTCTGGTTCCGTTTATGGTCAGCGAGTGTGGCCGTCATGGTGTCACCCGCGTATTCTTTATGCTTACCAATATTATTGAGGAATCTACAGAGCTTCTCTATTATGGTGAGGGAAGTGAGGAAATGGCACGTATTGCTTTCCATATGGAGCCAAAGGATGGTGTATTTGATCTGAAAGGCGTTGTTTCACGTAAGAAACAGCTGATTCCGGCACTTATGGAAGCTGCACAGGCCGGACAGAACGATTACAACTGA
- a CDS encoding shikimate kinase, with product MNNVTLIGMPGSGKSTIGVILAKALRYEFLDSDLLIQKQEKRKLSEIIEQDGPEKFKEIENQVNADIHVTDTVIAPGGSVIYCDEAMEHLKSIGKVIYLKLSLESLSKRLGNLKGRGVLLKDGQSLKDLYEERVPLYEKYADITIDEEGKDLDESLRAILEIIHIKEQGK from the coding sequence ATGAATAATGTGACATTAATAGGAATGCCCGGTTCAGGGAAAAGTACAATAGGAGTTATTCTTGCAAAAGCATTGAGATATGAATTTCTGGATTCGGATCTTCTGATACAGAAACAGGAGAAAAGAAAGCTTTCAGAGATCATAGAGCAGGACGGACCGGAAAAATTTAAGGAAATTGAAAATCAGGTTAATGCAGACATTCATGTGACAGATACGGTCATTGCACCCGGCGGAAGTGTTATTTACTGTGATGAGGCAATGGAACATCTGAAGTCTATAGGTAAGGTTATATATCTTAAATTATCACTGGAATCTTTATCCAAAAGACTGGGAAATCTGAAAGGCCGCGGAGTTCTGTTAAAGGACGGTCAGAGCCTGAAAGATCTGTATGAGGAACGTGTACCTCTGTACGAGAAATATGCAGATATTACCATTGATGAAGAGGGGAAAGATTTGGATGAAAGTCTTCGGGCAATTCTGGAGATAATACATATCAAAGAGCAGGGAAAGTGA
- a CDS encoding flavin reductase family protein — protein sequence MEKETWKAGNMLYPLPAVMVSVSDGEGNDNIITVAWAGTVCTNPPMVSISVRPSRFSYDMLRKTGEFVINLTTEKLAYATDYCGVRSGRDVDKFKEMKLTKEKADFVKVPMIAESPVSIECKVRQVLELGSHHMFLADVLAVHADTQYMDEKKKFHLNDAKPLVYSHGEYLGIGKKLGTFGYSVKKKKKKSGKKKQ from the coding sequence ATGGAAAAAGAAACCTGGAAAGCAGGAAATATGCTTTATCCACTTCCGGCAGTTATGGTAAGTGTTTCTGACGGAGAGGGGAATGACAATATTATTACAGTTGCATGGGCAGGAACTGTCTGCACGAATCCGCCGATGGTGTCTATTTCTGTGCGACCATCCCGTTTTTCCTATGATATGCTCAGAAAGACGGGAGAATTTGTAATAAATCTGACAACAGAAAAACTGGCATATGCAACGGATTACTGTGGAGTCCGTTCAGGCAGGGATGTTGATAAATTTAAAGAAATGAAGCTTACCAAAGAGAAGGCGGATTTTGTGAAAGTTCCCATGATCGCAGAATCTCCGGTGAGTATTGAATGCAAAGTAAGGCAGGTTCTGGAATTGGGTTCCCACCATATGTTTCTGGCGGATGTGCTTGCAGTTCATGCTGATACGCAGTATATGGACGAGAAGAAGAAATTTCATCTGAATGATGCGAAACCTCTGGTGTATTCTCATGGTGAATATCTGGGAATTGGTAAAAAACTGGGAACATTTGGATACAGCGTTAAAAAAAAGAAGAAAAAATCCGGAAAAAAGAAACAGTAA